From the Nitrobacter hamburgensis X14 genome, one window contains:
- the parC gene encoding DNA topoisomerase IV subunit A — protein sequence MGKRLIPAEPAEIHDVQLRDALEERYLAYALSTIMHRALPDARDGLKPVHRRILYGMRLLRLDPGSAFKKSAKIVGDVMGSFHPHGDQAIYDAMVRLAQDFASRYPLVDGQGNFGNIDGDNPAAYRYTEARMTDVARLLLEGIDEDAVEFRPNYDGQTREPVVLPGGFPNLLANGAQGIAVGMATAIPPHNAAELCDAALHLIDKPDATSKSLLRWVKGPDFPTGGIIIDSKESITEAYMTGRGAFRTRAKWNQEEGARGTWVIVVTEIPWLVQKSRLIEKIAELLNEKKLPLVGDIRDESAEDIRVVIEPKSRNVDPELVMESLFKLTELESRISLNLNVLIKGKIPKVVGLAECLREWLDHLRDVLLRRSAYRKAQIEHRLEVLGGYLIAYLNIDKVIKIIRTEDEPKPALMKAFKLTEVQAEAILNMRLRSLRKLEEMEIRTEDKNLRAELKGINAVLGSEARQWEKVAEQVRTVRDMFGPKTPLGKRRTVFADAPEHDLAALEESLVEREPVTVVLSDKGWVRTLKGHVEDLSSLSFKTNDKLGFAFFAETTSKLLLFATNGKFYSLDVAKLPGGRGHGEPIRLFIDMEQDAAIVSLFVNTGGRKFLIASHEGQGFIVNEDDCVGTTRKGKQVLNVEMPNEAKAIVTVAGDQVAVIGTNHKMVIFPLDQVPEMARGRGVRLQKYKDAGLSDVAVFDSKAGLTWKDSAGREQGLRWKDLSDWRGNRADAGRLAHGLPKSNRFGRTI from the coding sequence GTCGGTGACGTCATGGGCTCGTTCCATCCCCACGGCGACCAGGCGATCTACGATGCCATGGTGCGGCTCGCGCAGGATTTCGCCTCGCGTTATCCGCTGGTCGACGGCCAGGGCAACTTCGGCAATATCGACGGCGATAATCCCGCCGCCTACCGCTACACCGAAGCGCGCATGACCGATGTCGCGCGGCTGCTGCTCGAAGGCATCGACGAGGATGCCGTCGAGTTTCGTCCCAACTACGACGGCCAGACCCGCGAGCCGGTGGTGCTGCCGGGCGGCTTTCCGAACCTGCTCGCCAACGGTGCGCAGGGTATTGCGGTCGGCATGGCCACCGCTATTCCGCCGCACAACGCCGCCGAACTCTGCGACGCCGCGCTGCATCTGATCGACAAGCCGGACGCGACGTCGAAATCGCTCCTGAGGTGGGTCAAGGGGCCGGACTTTCCAACCGGCGGCATCATCATCGACTCCAAGGAAAGTATCACTGAGGCCTACATGACCGGGCGGGGCGCGTTCCGCACCCGCGCCAAGTGGAATCAGGAAGAAGGCGCGCGCGGCACCTGGGTGATCGTGGTCACCGAAATCCCCTGGCTGGTGCAGAAGTCGCGGCTGATCGAGAAGATCGCCGAACTGCTCAACGAGAAGAAGCTGCCGTTGGTCGGGGACATCAGGGACGAGTCGGCAGAAGATATCCGCGTCGTCATCGAGCCGAAGTCGCGCAACGTCGATCCCGAACTGGTGATGGAATCGCTGTTCAAACTCACCGAGCTTGAGAGCCGCATTTCGCTCAACCTCAACGTGCTCATCAAGGGCAAGATTCCGAAGGTCGTCGGCCTCGCGGAATGCCTTCGCGAGTGGCTCGACCATCTGCGCGACGTGCTGTTGCGCCGTTCGGCCTATCGCAAGGCGCAGATCGAACATCGGCTGGAGGTGCTGGGCGGCTACCTGATCGCGTATCTGAACATCGACAAGGTCATCAAAATCATCCGCACCGAGGACGAGCCGAAGCCGGCCTTGATGAAGGCATTCAAGCTGACCGAGGTTCAGGCCGAGGCCATCCTCAACATGCGCCTGCGCTCCTTGCGTAAGCTCGAGGAGATGGAAATTCGCACCGAGGACAAGAACCTTCGGGCGGAACTCAAGGGCATCAATGCCGTGCTGGGCTCCGAAGCCAGGCAGTGGGAGAAAGTCGCCGAGCAGGTGCGCACCGTGCGCGACATGTTCGGTCCCAAGACACCGCTCGGCAAGCGCCGCACCGTCTTCGCCGATGCGCCGGAGCACGATCTCGCCGCGCTGGAAGAGTCGCTGGTCGAGCGCGAGCCGGTCACGGTCGTGTTATCCGACAAGGGCTGGGTGCGGACGCTGAAAGGCCACGTCGAAGACCTGTCGAGCCTGTCCTTCAAGACCAACGACAAGCTCGGTTTTGCGTTCTTCGCCGAAACCACGTCAAAGCTGCTGCTGTTCGCCACCAACGGCAAATTCTATTCGCTCGACGTCGCAAAGCTGCCGGGCGGGCGCGGCCACGGCGAGCCGATCCGTCTGTTTATCGACATGGAGCAGGACGCTGCGATCGTGTCGCTGTTCGTCAACACCGGCGGCCGCAAGTTCCTGATCGCGAGCCACGAGGGGCAGGGCTTCATCGTCAATGAGGACGATTGCGTCGGCACCACCCGCAAGGGCAAGCAGGTACTCAATGTCGAGATGCCGAACGAGGCCAAGGCGATTGTGACGGTCGCGGGCGATCAGGTCGCCGTCATCGGCACCAACCACAAGATGGTGATCTTCCCGCTCGATCAGGTGCCGGAGATGGCGCGCGGCCGCGGCGTACGGCTGCAGAAGTACAAGGACGCAGGTCTATCCGACGTCGCCGTGTTCGATTCGAAGGCCGGATTAACGTGGAAGGACTCTGCAGGCCGCGAGCAGGGCCTGCGCTGGAAGGACTTGTCCGACTGGCGCGGCAACCGCGCCGACGCCGGACGCCTCGCGCACGGCCTGCCGAAGTCGAACAGGTTCGGTCGCACCATTTAA